The proteins below are encoded in one region of Bombus vancouverensis nearcticus chromosome 8, iyBomVanc1_principal, whole genome shotgun sequence:
- the MRP gene encoding multidrug-Resistance like Protein 1 isoform X1, protein MKDHTMDQFCGTDFWNNSLTWNTEDPDITECFQKTVLIWVPCTFLWLFSGIEIYYFLNSKSKNIPYTWLFILKQILIVALIILSIVDIGTAIHRSTYVKVYNVDYCTPVIKIITFIKAGTLVIYNKKYGMQTSGLLYLFWFLLTICGVVQYRSLLRLYINNHEVTYPFVSYMIYYPIVVFLFLLNFLVDAEPKYSEYPNVEKPCPEQRSSFPAKIFFTWFDSMAWKGFKTPLETTDLWTINPEDTAKEIVPKFNKYWNKSAQKSNNVQNTKASFRKSSGRVDFNNEYKKKTSSVLLPLCKAFGATFLFGAALKFVQDIVIFASPQILRLLIDFIEKPEPLWKGYFYAVLLLLTATFQTLVLSQYFHRMLLVGLRVRTALIAAIYRKALRISNSARKESTVGEIVNLMSVDAQRFMDLTAYINMIWSAPMQIVLALYFLWEILGPAVLAGLAVLLILIPINVLITNRVKTLQIRQMKYKDERVKLMNEVLNGIKVLKLYAWEPSFEEQILKIRAKEIKVLKETAYLNSGISFIWSFAPFLVSLVSFATYVLIDENNRLSSKVAFVSLSLFNILRFPLSILPMIIGNMVQAYVSVKRINKFMNSEELDPNNVQHDPSESYTLLIENGTFAWDLENIERPTLRNINLHVEQGQLIAVVGTVGSGKSSLLSALLGEMDKISGRVNTKGSIAFVPQQAWIQNASLQDNVLFGKSMHKNVYNRVIESCALNPDLKVLPAGDQTEIGEKGINLSGGQKQRVSLARAVYNDSDTYFLDDPLSAVDSHVGKHIFENVIGPSGLLRKKTRILVTHGITYLPEVDNIIVLKDGEITEVGTYKELLEKRGAFSEFLVQHLQEVHADGGSEADLHEIKQHLESTIGSNELQQKLTRGRSRMSESQSESGSMVDKRSLNGSLKRQYSTSSQQSGTYENSNKIKETKLLPPKSGEKLIEVEKTETGSVKWRVYSHYFKSIGWFLSISTIIMNAIFQGFNIGSNAWLSVWSDSNLTTYNNTVDHAKQNMYLGVYGGLGLGQGVTVLGGALILAKGTIRASMHLFENTLQRVLRNPMSFFDKTPTGRILNRLSKDTDVIDNTLPSILRSWITCLFGVIATLVVISFSTPEFIAVIIPISVIYYFVQRLYVASSRQLKRLESVSRSPIYSHFSETVSGAQMIRAFGVQDRFIQESESKVDFNQMCYYPSIIANRWLAVRLEMVGNLIIFFAALFAVLGRDTIQSGVVGLSVSYALQVTQTLNWLVRMTSDVETNIVAVERIKEYGETPQEAAWKNPDYTVPKDWPLQGRVEFKDYKVRYREGLDLVLRGLSFSVKGGEKVGIVGRTGAGKSSLTLALFRIIEAADGKIIIDDIDITKLGLHDLRSRLTIIPQDPVLFSGSLRINLDPFSYYTDDEIWRALEHAHLKSFVKNLPNGLLYELSEGGENLSIGQRQLICLARALLRKTKVLILDEATASVDLETDDLIQTTIRQEFQDCTVLTIAHRLNTILDSDRVIVLDNGRIMEYDSPDTLLHNSTSLFSSIAKDAGLAT, encoded by the exons ATGAAAGATCATACTATGGATCAATTTTGCGGTACTGACTTTTGG AATAATAGTTTAACATGGAATACAGAAGATCCAGACATCACAGAATGTTTTCAGAAAACTGTGTTGATATGGGTGCCATGTACATTTTTATGGCTATTCTCTGgaatagaaatttattattttttaaacagtAAAAGCAAAAATATCCCATATACATGGTTATTTATCTTAAAACAAATACTCATAGTAGCATTGATTATACTTAGTATTGTTGACATAGGAACAGCTATACATAGAAGTACTTATGTCAAAGTTTATAATGTTGATTATTGTACTCcagttataaaaattattactttt aTTAAGGCAGGTACTttagtaatatataataaaaaatatggcATGCAAACCTCTGGactgttatatttattttggTTTCTCCTTACCATATGCGGAGTTGTTCAATATAGAAGTTTATTAAGgttatatataaataac CATGAAGTTACTTATCCATTTGTATCATACATGATATATTATCCAATAGTGGTATTTCTATTCTTATTGAACTTCTTGGTTGATGCAGAGCCTAAATATTCAGAATATCCCAAC GTTGAAAAGCCATGTCCAGAACAAAGATCTTCGTTTCCAGCAAAAATCTTTTTTACTTGGTTTGATTCAATGGCATGGAAAGGTTTTAAAACACCCCTAGAAACTACAGATTTATGGACAATAAATCCAGAAGACACAGCTAAAGAAATTGTACctaaattcaacaaatattggAATAAAAGTGCACAAAAAAGTAACAA TGTACAAAATACTAAGGCATCATTCAGAAAATCGTCTGGTCGAGTAGATTTTAATAATGAATATAAGAAAAAGACATCATCAGTTTTGCTTCCTCTTTGCAAAGCTTTTGGTGCCACATTTTTATTTGGAGCTGCACTTAAATTCGTGCAAGATATTGTAATTTTCGCTAGTCCTCAAATATTAAG GTTACTCATCGATTTTATTGAGAAACCCGAACCGCTATGGAAAGGCTATTTTTATGCAGTTTTACTCTTACTTACAGCTACATTTCAAACATTAGTTTTGTCTCAATATTTTCATCGTATGCTCTTAGTTGGATTACGAGTACGTACTGCGTTAATTGCAGCAATTTATCGAAAAGCATTGAGAATATCTAATTCCGCCAGAAAAGAGTCAACAGTTGGTGAAATAGTAAACTTAATGTCCGTGGATGCACAAAGATTTATGGATTTAACggcatatataaatatgatttgGTCTGCACCAATGCAGATAGTTTtagcattatattttttatggGAAATTTTGGGGCCAGCTGTGCTTGCTGGTTTAGCTGTTCTACTTATTCTCATCCCAATAAATGTCTTAATCACTAATAGAGTTAAGACACTACAAATTAGACAAATGAAATATAAAGATGAAAGAGTTAAATTAATGAACGAAGTACTTAATGGTATAAAAGTATTAAAGCTATATGCATGGGAACCCTCATTTGAGGAACAAATACTGAAGATACGTGCAAAGGAAATTAAAGTACTTAAAGAAACAGCATATCTCAATTCTGGAATAAGTTTTATCTGGTCTTTTGCACCTTTTTTA GTCTCACTGGTGTCCTTTGCAACCTATGTACTTATAGATGAAAACAATCGTTTAAGTAGCAAAGTTGCTTTTGTTTCACTCAGTCTTTTTAATATCTTAAGGTTTCCACTTTCTATATTACCTATGATAATTGGTAACATGGTTCag GCTTATGTTTCCGTAAAACGTATTAATAAATTCATGAATTCAGAAGAGTTAGATCCAAATAATGTCCAGCATGATCCATCTGAAT CATACACATTATTAATTGAGAATGGCACCTTTGCATGGGATTTGGAAAATATTGAAAGACCAACATTAAGAAATATCAATCTTCATGTAGAACAGGGTCAATTGATAGCTGTTGTTGGTACTGTAGGATCAGGGAAAAGTTCTCTTTTATCAGCTCTTCTTGGAGAAATGGACAAAATAAGTGGTAGAGTCAATACGAAA ggTTCTATAGCATTTGTGCCTCAACAAGCATGGATTCAAAATGCTTCGTTACAAGATAATGTTTTATTTGGGAAGTCAATGcacaaaaatgtatataatcGAGTAATTGAATCATGTGCATTAAATCCAGATTTAAAAGTGCTACCTGCGGGTGATCAAACTGAAATTGgagaaaaaggaataaatttATCTGGTGGGCAAAAACAGAGAGTATCATTGGCAAGAGCAGTGTACAATGATTCCGATACTTATTTTTTGGATGATCCATTGAGTGCAGTAGATTCACATGTTGGAAAACATATATTTGAAAACGTAATTGGCCCTAGTGGTCTGCTTAGGAAGAAAACTAGAATACTTGTCACACATGGTATTACTTATTTACCTGAAGTTGATAACATCATTGTTCTTAAAGATGGTGAAATAACAGAAGTTGGAACTTACAAAGAACTTTTAGAAAAAAGAGGAGCCTTTTCTGAGTTTCTAGTGCAACATCTTCAAGAAG tACATGCTGATGGCGGATCAGAGGCAGATCTGCATGAAATTAAACAACATTTGGAATCTACAATTGGATCAAATGAACTCCAACAGAAATTAACAAGAGGTAGATCAAGAATGTCAGAAAGTCAAAGTGAATCTGGTTCAATGGTTGATAAAAGATCCTTAAATGGTTCGTTGAAAag acAGTATTCTACAAGTAGTCAGCAATCTGGTACTTACGAAAATAGCAATAAgataaaagaaacgaagttaTTACCTCCAAAATCAGGAGAAAAATTAATAGAGGTGGAAAAAACTGAAACTGGAAGT GTTAAATGGCGAGTCTATTCTCATTACTTCAAATCCATTGGTTGGTTTTTATCAATATCGACAATTATAATGAACGCTATTTTTCAAGGATTTAATATTGGTTCAAACGCTTGGCTCAGTGTATGGTCAGACAGTAATTTAACAACTTATAATAATACAGTCGATCATGCTAAACAAAATATGTATCTTGGAGTTTATGGTGGACTTGGTCTTGGTCAAG GCGTGACAGTGCTTGGAGGGGCATTAATCTTGGCAAAAGGAACAATACGCGCTTCCATGCATCTCTTCGAGAATACGTTGCAACGTGTTCTCCGGAACCCAATGTCATTTTTTGACAAAACTCCAACCGGTCGAATTCTTAATCGACTCTCTAAAGACACTGATGTCATTGATAATACGCTGCCATCCATACTGCGTTCTTGGATTACTTGCCTCTTTGGG GTCATAGCCACTTTAGTGGTTATAAGTTTTAGTACACCAGAATTTATAGCAGTCATAATACCAATAAGTGTAATTTATTACTTTGTTCAACGCTTATATGTTGCATCCTCAAGACAGTTGAAACGTTTAGAATCTGTTTCAAGATCTCCTATATATTCACATTTTAGTGAAACAGTTTCtg GAGCACAGATGATTAGGGCATTTGGAGTGCAAGACCGATTTATTCAAGAATCTGAAAGtaaagtagattttaatcagatGTGCTATTACCCTAGTATAATTGCAAACAG ATGGTTAGCAGTACGTTTAGAAATGGttggaaatttaattattttctttgctGCATTGTTTGCTGTATTAGGTAGAGACACTATACAATCTGGTGTAGTTGGTTTATCAGTTAGTTATGCTTTACAA GTTACTCAAACATTGAATTGGTTAGTACGAATGACTTCTGATGTTGAAACTAACATAGTAGCTGtagaaagaataaaagaatatgGAGAAACCCCTCAAGAAGCAGCATGGAAAAATCCAGATTATACAGTACCTAAAGATTGGCCTTTGCAAGGGCGAGTAGAATTTAAAGATTACAAAGTTCGTTATAGGGAAGGCTTAGACCTTGTTCTTCGTGGATTATCATTTTCCGTTAAGGGAGGAGAAAAGGTTGGCATCGTTGGTAGAACTGGTGCTGGGAAATCGTCTTTGACATTAGCTCTATTTAGAATAATAGAAGCAGCTGATGGAAAGATTATTAtcgatgacattgatattactAAATTGGGACTTCATGATCTAAGATCTAGATTGACTATTATTCCTCAAGATCCTGTATTATTCTCAGGAAGTTTAAGGATAAATTTAGATCCTTTCAGTTATTATACTGATGATGAAATTTGGCGAGCTTTGGAACATGCGCATCTTAAATCCTTTGTAAAAA ACTTGCCAAATGGTCTTTTATATGAATTATCAGAAGGTGGAGAGAATCTAAGTATAGGTCAACGACAATTAATATGTTTAGCAAGAGCATTGCTTCGGAAAACGAAAGTACTGATTCTCGATGAAGCCACAGCTTCAGTTGATTTAGAAACAGATGATTTAATTCAAACAACAATTAGACAAGAGTTCCAAGATTGCACAGTTCTTACGATAGCTCATAGACTTAATACAATTCTTGATTCAGACAG GGTCATTGTGCTGGATAATGGGCGCATCATGGAATATGATTCTCCAGACACATTGCTGCATAATTCGACTAGTTTGTTCAGTAGTATAGCTAAAGATGCAGGCCTTGCTACATAG
- the MRP gene encoding multidrug-Resistance like Protein 1 isoform X2 gives MKDHTMDQFCGTDFWNNSLTWNTEDPDITECFQKTVLIWVPCTFLWLFSGIEIYYFLNSKSKNIPYTWLFILKQILIVALIILSIVDIGTAIHRSTYVKVYNVDYCTPVIKIITFIKAGTLVIYNKKYGMQTSGLLYLFWFLLTICGVVQYRSLLRLYINNHEVTYPFVSYMIYYPIVVFLFLLNFLVDAEPKYSEYPNVEKPCPEQRSSFPAKIFFTWFDSMAWKGFKTPLETTDLWTINPEDTAKEIVPKFNKYWNKSAQKSNNVQNTKASFRKSSGRVDFNNEYKKKTSSVLLPLCKAFGATFLFGAALKFVQDIVIFASPQILRLLIDFIEKPEPLWKGYFYAVLLLLTATFQTLVLSQYFHRMLLVGLRVRTALIAAIYRKALRISNSARKESTVGEIVNLMSVDAQRFMDLTAYINMIWSAPMQIVLALYFLWEILGPAVLAGLAVLLILIPINVLITNRVKTLQIRQMKYKDERVKLMNEVLNGIKVLKLYAWEPSFEEQILKIRAKEIKVLKETAYLNSGISFIWSFAPFLVSLVSFATYVLIDENNRLSSKVAFVSLSLFNILRFPLSILPMIIGNMVQAYVSVKRINKFMNSEELDPNNVQHDPSESYTLLIENGTFAWDLENIERPTLRNINLHVEQGQLIAVVGTVGSGKSSLLSALLGEMDKISGRVNTKGSIAFVPQQAWIQNASLQDNVLFGKSMHKNVYNRVIESCALNPDLKVLPAGDQTEIGEKGINLSGGQKQRVSLARAVYNDSDTYFLDDPLSAVDSHVGKHIFENVIGPSGLLRKKTRILVTHGITYLPEVDNIIVLKDGEITEVGTYKELLEKRGAFSEFLVQHLQEVHADGGSEADLHEIKQHLESTIGSNELQQKLTRGRSRMSESQSESGSMVDKRSLNGSLKRQYSTSSQQSGTYENSNKIKETKLLPPKSGEKLIEVEKTETGSVKWRVYSHYFKSIGWFLSISTIIMNAIFQGFNIGSNAWLSVWSDSNLTTYNNTVDHAKQNMYLGVYGGLGLGQAMASFFCDLAPQLGCWLAARQMHIMMLRAVMRAPLTFFDTTPTGRIISRFAKDVDVLDTSLPQQISDSIYCLFEVIATLVVISFSTPEFIAVIIPISVIYYFVQRLYVASSRQLKRLESVSRSPIYSHFSETVSGAQMIRAFGVQDRFIQESESKVDFNQMCYYPSIIANRWLAVRLEMVGNLIIFFAALFAVLGRDTIQSGVVGLSVSYALQVTQTLNWLVRMTSDVETNIVAVERIKEYGETPQEAAWKNPDYTVPKDWPLQGRVEFKDYKVRYREGLDLVLRGLSFSVKGGEKVGIVGRTGAGKSSLTLALFRIIEAADGKIIIDDIDITKLGLHDLRSRLTIIPQDPVLFSGSLRINLDPFSYYTDDEIWRALEHAHLKSFVKNLPNGLLYELSEGGENLSIGQRQLICLARALLRKTKVLILDEATASVDLETDDLIQTTIRQEFQDCTVLTIAHRLNTILDSDRVIVLDNGRIMEYDSPDTLLHNSTSLFSSIAKDAGLAT, from the exons ATGAAAGATCATACTATGGATCAATTTTGCGGTACTGACTTTTGG AATAATAGTTTAACATGGAATACAGAAGATCCAGACATCACAGAATGTTTTCAGAAAACTGTGTTGATATGGGTGCCATGTACATTTTTATGGCTATTCTCTGgaatagaaatttattattttttaaacagtAAAAGCAAAAATATCCCATATACATGGTTATTTATCTTAAAACAAATACTCATAGTAGCATTGATTATACTTAGTATTGTTGACATAGGAACAGCTATACATAGAAGTACTTATGTCAAAGTTTATAATGTTGATTATTGTACTCcagttataaaaattattactttt aTTAAGGCAGGTACTttagtaatatataataaaaaatatggcATGCAAACCTCTGGactgttatatttattttggTTTCTCCTTACCATATGCGGAGTTGTTCAATATAGAAGTTTATTAAGgttatatataaataac CATGAAGTTACTTATCCATTTGTATCATACATGATATATTATCCAATAGTGGTATTTCTATTCTTATTGAACTTCTTGGTTGATGCAGAGCCTAAATATTCAGAATATCCCAAC GTTGAAAAGCCATGTCCAGAACAAAGATCTTCGTTTCCAGCAAAAATCTTTTTTACTTGGTTTGATTCAATGGCATGGAAAGGTTTTAAAACACCCCTAGAAACTACAGATTTATGGACAATAAATCCAGAAGACACAGCTAAAGAAATTGTACctaaattcaacaaatattggAATAAAAGTGCACAAAAAAGTAACAA TGTACAAAATACTAAGGCATCATTCAGAAAATCGTCTGGTCGAGTAGATTTTAATAATGAATATAAGAAAAAGACATCATCAGTTTTGCTTCCTCTTTGCAAAGCTTTTGGTGCCACATTTTTATTTGGAGCTGCACTTAAATTCGTGCAAGATATTGTAATTTTCGCTAGTCCTCAAATATTAAG GTTACTCATCGATTTTATTGAGAAACCCGAACCGCTATGGAAAGGCTATTTTTATGCAGTTTTACTCTTACTTACAGCTACATTTCAAACATTAGTTTTGTCTCAATATTTTCATCGTATGCTCTTAGTTGGATTACGAGTACGTACTGCGTTAATTGCAGCAATTTATCGAAAAGCATTGAGAATATCTAATTCCGCCAGAAAAGAGTCAACAGTTGGTGAAATAGTAAACTTAATGTCCGTGGATGCACAAAGATTTATGGATTTAACggcatatataaatatgatttgGTCTGCACCAATGCAGATAGTTTtagcattatattttttatggGAAATTTTGGGGCCAGCTGTGCTTGCTGGTTTAGCTGTTCTACTTATTCTCATCCCAATAAATGTCTTAATCACTAATAGAGTTAAGACACTACAAATTAGACAAATGAAATATAAAGATGAAAGAGTTAAATTAATGAACGAAGTACTTAATGGTATAAAAGTATTAAAGCTATATGCATGGGAACCCTCATTTGAGGAACAAATACTGAAGATACGTGCAAAGGAAATTAAAGTACTTAAAGAAACAGCATATCTCAATTCTGGAATAAGTTTTATCTGGTCTTTTGCACCTTTTTTA GTCTCACTGGTGTCCTTTGCAACCTATGTACTTATAGATGAAAACAATCGTTTAAGTAGCAAAGTTGCTTTTGTTTCACTCAGTCTTTTTAATATCTTAAGGTTTCCACTTTCTATATTACCTATGATAATTGGTAACATGGTTCag GCTTATGTTTCCGTAAAACGTATTAATAAATTCATGAATTCAGAAGAGTTAGATCCAAATAATGTCCAGCATGATCCATCTGAAT CATACACATTATTAATTGAGAATGGCACCTTTGCATGGGATTTGGAAAATATTGAAAGACCAACATTAAGAAATATCAATCTTCATGTAGAACAGGGTCAATTGATAGCTGTTGTTGGTACTGTAGGATCAGGGAAAAGTTCTCTTTTATCAGCTCTTCTTGGAGAAATGGACAAAATAAGTGGTAGAGTCAATACGAAA ggTTCTATAGCATTTGTGCCTCAACAAGCATGGATTCAAAATGCTTCGTTACAAGATAATGTTTTATTTGGGAAGTCAATGcacaaaaatgtatataatcGAGTAATTGAATCATGTGCATTAAATCCAGATTTAAAAGTGCTACCTGCGGGTGATCAAACTGAAATTGgagaaaaaggaataaatttATCTGGTGGGCAAAAACAGAGAGTATCATTGGCAAGAGCAGTGTACAATGATTCCGATACTTATTTTTTGGATGATCCATTGAGTGCAGTAGATTCACATGTTGGAAAACATATATTTGAAAACGTAATTGGCCCTAGTGGTCTGCTTAGGAAGAAAACTAGAATACTTGTCACACATGGTATTACTTATTTACCTGAAGTTGATAACATCATTGTTCTTAAAGATGGTGAAATAACAGAAGTTGGAACTTACAAAGAACTTTTAGAAAAAAGAGGAGCCTTTTCTGAGTTTCTAGTGCAACATCTTCAAGAAG tACATGCTGATGGCGGATCAGAGGCAGATCTGCATGAAATTAAACAACATTTGGAATCTACAATTGGATCAAATGAACTCCAACAGAAATTAACAAGAGGTAGATCAAGAATGTCAGAAAGTCAAAGTGAATCTGGTTCAATGGTTGATAAAAGATCCTTAAATGGTTCGTTGAAAag acAGTATTCTACAAGTAGTCAGCAATCTGGTACTTACGAAAATAGCAATAAgataaaagaaacgaagttaTTACCTCCAAAATCAGGAGAAAAATTAATAGAGGTGGAAAAAACTGAAACTGGAAGT GTTAAATGGCGAGTCTATTCTCATTACTTCAAATCCATTGGTTGGTTTTTATCAATATCGACAATTATAATGAACGCTATTTTTCAAGGATTTAATATTGGTTCAAACGCTTGGCTCAGTGTATGGTCAGACAGTAATTTAACAACTTATAATAATACAGTCGATCATGCTAAACAAAATATGTATCTTGGAGTTTATGGTGGACTTGGTCTTGGTCAAG CGATGGCGAGTTTTTTCTGCGATTTGGCACCGCAACTGGGCTGCTGGCTGGCTGCTCGCCAGATGCACATAATGATGCTGCGTGCAGTGATGCGTGCTCCATTGACCTTCTTTGATACGACTCCTACTGGTCGTATTATCTCCAGGTTTGCTAAAGATGTCGACGTACTGGACACATCTCTTCCCCAACAAATTTCCGATAGCATCTATTGTTTGTTTGAG GTCATAGCCACTTTAGTGGTTATAAGTTTTAGTACACCAGAATTTATAGCAGTCATAATACCAATAAGTGTAATTTATTACTTTGTTCAACGCTTATATGTTGCATCCTCAAGACAGTTGAAACGTTTAGAATCTGTTTCAAGATCTCCTATATATTCACATTTTAGTGAAACAGTTTCtg GAGCACAGATGATTAGGGCATTTGGAGTGCAAGACCGATTTATTCAAGAATCTGAAAGtaaagtagattttaatcagatGTGCTATTACCCTAGTATAATTGCAAACAG ATGGTTAGCAGTACGTTTAGAAATGGttggaaatttaattattttctttgctGCATTGTTTGCTGTATTAGGTAGAGACACTATACAATCTGGTGTAGTTGGTTTATCAGTTAGTTATGCTTTACAA GTTACTCAAACATTGAATTGGTTAGTACGAATGACTTCTGATGTTGAAACTAACATAGTAGCTGtagaaagaataaaagaatatgGAGAAACCCCTCAAGAAGCAGCATGGAAAAATCCAGATTATACAGTACCTAAAGATTGGCCTTTGCAAGGGCGAGTAGAATTTAAAGATTACAAAGTTCGTTATAGGGAAGGCTTAGACCTTGTTCTTCGTGGATTATCATTTTCCGTTAAGGGAGGAGAAAAGGTTGGCATCGTTGGTAGAACTGGTGCTGGGAAATCGTCTTTGACATTAGCTCTATTTAGAATAATAGAAGCAGCTGATGGAAAGATTATTAtcgatgacattgatattactAAATTGGGACTTCATGATCTAAGATCTAGATTGACTATTATTCCTCAAGATCCTGTATTATTCTCAGGAAGTTTAAGGATAAATTTAGATCCTTTCAGTTATTATACTGATGATGAAATTTGGCGAGCTTTGGAACATGCGCATCTTAAATCCTTTGTAAAAA ACTTGCCAAATGGTCTTTTATATGAATTATCAGAAGGTGGAGAGAATCTAAGTATAGGTCAACGACAATTAATATGTTTAGCAAGAGCATTGCTTCGGAAAACGAAAGTACTGATTCTCGATGAAGCCACAGCTTCAGTTGATTTAGAAACAGATGATTTAATTCAAACAACAATTAGACAAGAGTTCCAAGATTGCACAGTTCTTACGATAGCTCATAGACTTAATACAATTCTTGATTCAGACAG GGTCATTGTGCTGGATAATGGGCGCATCATGGAATATGATTCTCCAGACACATTGCTGCATAATTCGACTAGTTTGTTCAGTAGTATAGCTAAAGATGCAGGCCTTGCTACATAG